The following proteins are co-located in the Paludibaculum fermentans genome:
- a CDS encoding alkaline phosphatase family protein, giving the protein MAERLARRVVLVGWSAADWKVLNPLLDAGKLPALQAVVEQGVKGDLASLSPMLSPLLWTSIVTGHTPERHGILGPLEPDAATGATRVASSTSRKVKALWNILAQSGLRSLAVNWCASQPAESVSGVVVSNLYPKARAAYGQPWALPGGCIHPRSLSDPLSEYRIHAGDLTGDDLKAFIPALERVDQVSDTRPLTLAIALAEALSVHGAATWLMEHETWDLLAVHYSSLDAVCRTFMPFHPPRREHVSEADFEIYQAVVERVYCYHDALLGRLIELAGPEAAIVLVSEHGFQSDGLRPSGAPTLDDPASGWERGHGVFVAAGPGLRQDELVFGAGLLDIAPFVLQLLGLPAGQDMPGRLLPDAFVNLPDDVRIPTWEAARVGQAEDEWDRAGALAELADLGFADPGPTAEYVRVTAQNEATLAHVHVAANRFAEAIPLLERVLAVQPSATARMALAHCYQMVGRLGEARTVVDAVLAANPHHSHGWLIRANLALAAGEPEAALELLAEAGRRGAGNAQLQHRMGLVYEKLGRWSDAGECQARALELDPQFQPACMGRARALLELKRNVEAASMALDAVNLRYDDHAAHLLLGVALAQEGQAVRAIQALETSVRYRPTSAAHRWLAFLSEKAIVNPQKALFHRKRAAELAGKS; this is encoded by the coding sequence ATGGCGGAGCGTCTGGCTCGCAGGGTCGTCCTGGTTGGCTGGAGTGCGGCGGATTGGAAAGTACTGAATCCGCTGTTGGACGCTGGAAAACTGCCGGCCCTGCAGGCTGTCGTGGAACAGGGCGTCAAGGGCGACCTTGCCTCCCTGAGCCCGATGCTTTCGCCGCTGTTGTGGACCTCGATCGTCACGGGACATACGCCCGAACGTCACGGCATTTTGGGTCCTCTCGAACCGGATGCAGCCACTGGGGCGACCCGCGTGGCTTCGTCCACCTCCCGCAAAGTCAAAGCCCTTTGGAATATCCTGGCGCAATCCGGCTTGCGCTCGCTGGCCGTGAACTGGTGTGCCAGCCAGCCGGCGGAATCTGTTTCAGGGGTCGTCGTCTCGAATCTGTACCCCAAGGCAAGGGCAGCGTATGGCCAGCCCTGGGCGCTCCCCGGTGGCTGCATTCATCCCCGATCCCTCAGTGACCCACTCTCCGAATACCGCATCCACGCCGGTGATTTGACCGGAGACGACCTGAAGGCCTTCATCCCCGCGCTGGAGCGGGTGGACCAGGTCTCAGACACTCGCCCGCTGACGCTGGCCATCGCCCTGGCCGAGGCTCTCAGCGTGCACGGGGCGGCGACCTGGCTGATGGAGCACGAAACCTGGGACCTGCTGGCTGTTCATTACTCCTCGCTGGATGCGGTTTGCCGCACGTTCATGCCGTTTCATCCGCCGCGTAGGGAGCATGTCTCCGAGGCCGATTTCGAGATCTACCAGGCGGTGGTGGAACGCGTCTACTGCTATCACGACGCCCTGCTGGGCCGGCTGATCGAATTGGCGGGCCCGGAAGCGGCGATTGTGCTCGTCTCCGAGCATGGGTTTCAGAGTGATGGGCTGCGGCCTTCGGGTGCGCCCACACTGGACGACCCTGCCAGCGGGTGGGAGCGCGGGCATGGCGTCTTCGTTGCGGCGGGACCGGGGCTGCGCCAGGATGAACTGGTGTTTGGAGCCGGGCTGCTGGATATCGCCCCGTTTGTCCTGCAACTGCTCGGGTTGCCGGCCGGACAGGATATGCCTGGCCGGCTTCTGCCCGATGCCTTTGTGAATCTTCCGGACGATGTACGCATTCCCACGTGGGAAGCTGCGCGAGTCGGGCAGGCGGAAGACGAGTGGGACCGCGCCGGCGCGCTGGCGGAGTTGGCGGATCTGGGCTTTGCGGATCCGGGGCCGACCGCTGAGTACGTGCGGGTCACGGCCCAGAACGAAGCTACGCTGGCGCATGTCCATGTGGCCGCGAACCGTTTCGCCGAGGCGATTCCGCTGCTGGAGCGAGTCCTCGCCGTGCAGCCGTCGGCAACGGCGCGCATGGCGCTGGCTCACTGTTATCAGATGGTTGGACGGCTGGGCGAGGCGCGAACGGTGGTGGACGCCGTATTGGCGGCAAACCCGCACCATTCGCATGGCTGGCTGATCCGGGCGAATCTGGCCTTGGCGGCGGGCGAGCCCGAGGCTGCGCTGGAACTGCTGGCGGAGGCGGGCCGGCGCGGGGCAGGGAACGCGCAACTGCAACACCGCATGGGTCTTGTCTACGAGAAGCTGGGCCGCTGGAGTGACGCCGGGGAGTGCCAGGCTCGGGCGCTGGAGTTGGATCCGCAGTTTCAGCCGGCCTGTATGGGCCGGGCTCGTGCGCTGCTGGAATTGAAGCGCAATGTCGAGGCGGCGTCGATGGCTCTGGACGCCGTGAACCTGCGCTATGACGATCATGCGGCGCACCTTCTGCTGGGCGTTGCGCTGGCCCAGGAAGGGCAGGCGGTACGGGCGATTCAGGCGTTGGAGACCTCGGTCCGCTACCGGCCCACCTCCGCCGCGCACCGCTGGCTGGCGTTCTTGAGCGAGAAGGCTATCGTCAACCCGCAGAAGGCTCTGTTCCACCGCAAGCGCGCGGCAGAGTTGGCTGGCAAGTCATGA
- a CDS encoding PEP-CTERM sorting domain-containing protein, with product MNKLHGLDGQKPKSLNARLFAYALAGGAALASATPANAAVIHYGGPTLDTAGSSFNLDLDGDLTTDFTFQSGAGDSTATIEAFVSFPAGGVTGPLALGAPVNATTTFATSSPYKLAKAFVDSAGVVTSSSGPYAIAPNQYMGLTFDIGGVAHYGWARLELYGTGTPEANGLLAQGQLDIRLMEYAYETNNRGAIAVGQTAVPEPSTLALFALGAAGIAAMRRRKAA from the coding sequence ATGAACAAATTACACGGCTTGGACGGTCAAAAACCCAAGTCGCTCAATGCCAGGCTGTTCGCCTATGCTCTGGCCGGAGGAGCGGCGCTTGCCAGCGCAACGCCCGCCAATGCGGCGGTGATCCACTACGGTGGGCCGACGCTCGACACAGCTGGCAGCTCTTTCAATCTGGACTTGGACGGCGATTTGACTACCGATTTCACCTTCCAGTCCGGAGCAGGTGACTCAACCGCAACGATCGAGGCGTTCGTTAGCTTCCCCGCCGGAGGCGTGACCGGCCCGCTCGCGCTCGGTGCACCGGTCAATGCGACTACAACATTCGCCACTTCCTCACCGTATAAGCTCGCCAAAGCCTTCGTCGATTCGGCGGGTGTGGTGACCTCCAGCAGCGGACCTTACGCCATTGCGCCCAATCAGTATATGGGCCTGACCTTTGATATAGGTGGAGTTGCCCACTATGGCTGGGCGAGGCTGGAACTTTACGGCACAGGTACTCCTGAGGCGAATGGTTTGTTGGCGCAAGGCCAGTTGGATATCCGGCTGATGGAGTATGCCTACGAGACGAACAACCGGGGGGCCATTGCCGTCGGTCAGACTGCCGTGCCCGAACCCTCCACTTTGGCTTTGTTCGCCCTCGGTGCCGCCGGCATTGCCGCGATGCGCCGCCGTAAGGCCGCCTAG
- a CDS encoding SRPBCC domain-containing protein: MPRGFPLFILAFCLLVFLTWIGLTITQQDRTIETEIAIAAPPEAVWRILTDTGNYAMWNPFILTLSGNLSEDEKLHITIRPPGDSETDFVARIITITPNRELAWRGGLAIPGFFTGDHRFVLEPTGDGHTKLKQSEHFYGLLVGPLFAGMLDRTEIGFRAMNEALKARCESHP, from the coding sequence ATGCCGCGCGGATTTCCACTCTTCATTTTGGCGTTCTGCCTGCTCGTCTTCCTGACCTGGATCGGCTTGACCATTACTCAACAGGACCGGACCATCGAAACCGAGATCGCCATCGCCGCCCCGCCTGAGGCCGTTTGGCGCATCCTTACCGATACCGGCAATTACGCGATGTGGAACCCGTTTATCCTGACTCTTTCCGGAAATTTATCCGAGGACGAGAAGCTGCACATCACCATCCGCCCGCCCGGTGACAGTGAGACGGATTTTGTGGCCCGCATCATTACCATTACGCCGAACCGCGAACTGGCCTGGCGCGGCGGCCTCGCCATACCCGGCTTCTTTACCGGCGACCATCGCTTCGTCCTGGAGCCCACCGGGGACGGACACACCAAGTTGAAGCAATCAGAACACTTCTATGGCCTACTGGTGGGTCCGTTGTTCGCCGGCATGCTCGACCGCACCGAGATCGGCTTCCGTGCCATGAACGAAGCCTTGAAGGCCCGCTGCGAGTCGCACCCCTAG
- a CDS encoding Trm112 family protein codes for MAVSQELLEILVCPVCKESVALTEDKSGLKCPACHRVYPIRDDIPVMLVDEARVEE; via the coding sequence ATGGCTGTCAGTCAAGAACTGTTGGAGATTCTGGTGTGCCCGGTCTGCAAGGAATCCGTGGCGCTTACCGAGGACAAGAGCGGTCTGAAATGTCCGGCGTGCCATCGGGTGTACCCGATCCGCGACGACATCCCAGTGATGCTGGTGGACGAAGCACGGGTTGAGGAGTAA
- a CDS encoding glycosyltransferase family 9 protein, with product MATVVEQLPPGARVLVVRLRSLGDCVLTTPALALLKNHRPDLEIGVVVEDRFAQLFQGNPDVSAILPPSKRAVLGFHPALTLNYHGGSRSAALTGLSLAPQRAGFGHFRQQWVYNLHIPRAQEILGEERTVHTAEHLASAVFYLGVPITDIPRARLFCAAPARRPAYSVLHPMASAADKTWPAANFLKVARHLREAGLPPVIIGGPGDDLSAFAEFERLEGAPLEGVKSLLSGAELFVGNDSGPAHMAAAFGVPVVVLYGTSDPIIWAPWRTRSQVLSSPSGLAGVPVEQAIAAVERLRGVAQ from the coding sequence ATGGCCACCGTCGTCGAGCAGTTGCCCCCCGGCGCACGGGTCCTGGTTGTGCGGTTGAGATCGCTGGGCGACTGTGTTCTGACGACGCCGGCGCTTGCCCTGCTCAAAAACCACAGGCCGGATCTGGAGATTGGGGTGGTGGTCGAAGATCGCTTCGCCCAACTGTTCCAAGGCAATCCAGACGTCTCGGCCATCCTGCCACCTTCCAAACGGGCCGTTCTCGGCTTTCACCCCGCATTGACCTTGAACTACCACGGCGGCTCGCGCAGCGCCGCGCTGACCGGGCTTTCGCTCGCCCCGCAGCGTGCCGGGTTCGGCCATTTCCGCCAGCAGTGGGTTTATAACCTTCACATTCCACGGGCCCAAGAGATTCTGGGCGAAGAAAGAACGGTTCACACCGCGGAGCATCTCGCCTCGGCCGTGTTCTATCTGGGAGTGCCTATTACCGACATCCCCCGTGCCCGGCTGTTCTGCGCGGCTCCGGCGAGGCGGCCCGCCTACTCCGTGCTGCATCCGATGGCGTCCGCGGCCGATAAGACCTGGCCCGCCGCGAATTTCCTCAAAGTGGCCCGGCATCTGCGCGAAGCCGGGTTGCCGCCCGTCATCATTGGCGGTCCTGGCGACGATCTATCCGCCTTTGCGGAGTTCGAAAGGTTGGAAGGCGCCCCGCTGGAAGGGGTGAAGTCCCTGCTTTCCGGAGCGGAGCTCTTCGTTGGAAACGATAGCGGTCCGGCCCACATGGCCGCCGCCTTCGGAGTACCGGTGGTGGTGCTTTACGGAACTTCCGATCCCATCATCTGGGCTCCGTGGAGGACACGCAGCCAGGTGCTCTCGAGTCCGTCGGGACTGGCTGGAGTCCCGGTCGAGCAGGCCATTGCGGCGGTGGAACGGCTGCGGGGGGTGGCGCAGTGA
- a CDS encoding ABC transporter ATP-binding protein: MKELIRLLGYARRYTPALLLAVFLMLVSGVGRTMLPILLKPIFDRVLQPDTVDTRVALPIPEWTGIHLYLDQLIPFPIHNVWTLVAVAILVVFLLKGIADYFGNYLVSYSGLSAVTDLRQQAFDKVVGEEHEFFGSHSTGRLMSSLMSDIEKIQLAVSQMLADWLRQVFAALGMIYVLFQSDWILALVSTTVLPFVLLPTARLGKRIRRSTRSAQDHAAEMSEILQEAFSGHAVVKSFTAEKIESDRFRLAATKFKRSSLRYISFQALPSPIIEFFGAATIVGLLTYARTQIKANHMTSGDFMSFVVALLLLYEPVKRLTGIHNIFQQAEGASQRVFEYIDRPQQIIEKPAAPNMPEFRESIRFEDVSFRYPNTPNGFAIRDLNLEVRRGEVVALVGPSGAGKSTIAGLLPRFYDVDGGAIKIDGRDIRDVRLHSLRQRISVVSQDTFLFNDTAAANIRYGRPGATLDEIKDAAQNAMAAEFIEALPQGYDTLVGERGANLSGGQRQRLSIARALLKNAPILILDEATSQLDTESEVLVQHALGNLMRNRTVIVIAHRLSTIRRADRIVVMDCGAISEIGTHDELIGQGGIYQRLHDLQYVDLEH; encoded by the coding sequence GTGAAGGAATTGATCCGCCTGCTGGGCTACGCCAGGCGCTACACCCCGGCGCTCCTGCTGGCCGTCTTCCTGATGCTGGTTTCAGGCGTGGGCCGCACGATGCTGCCCATCCTGCTGAAGCCGATTTTCGACCGCGTGCTGCAGCCCGATACCGTGGATACCCGTGTCGCGCTGCCCATCCCCGAATGGACAGGCATTCACCTCTATCTCGATCAACTGATTCCGTTCCCGATCCACAACGTCTGGACGCTGGTCGCGGTCGCCATTCTCGTCGTGTTCCTGCTGAAGGGCATTGCGGACTATTTTGGCAACTATCTGGTGAGCTACTCCGGCCTCTCCGCCGTCACAGACCTGCGCCAGCAGGCTTTTGACAAGGTGGTGGGCGAGGAGCACGAGTTCTTCGGCAGCCACTCCACCGGACGGCTGATGTCATCCCTGATGAGCGACATCGAGAAGATCCAGCTGGCGGTCTCCCAGATGCTGGCCGACTGGCTGCGGCAGGTTTTCGCCGCGCTCGGCATGATCTACGTCCTGTTCCAAAGCGACTGGATCCTGGCGCTGGTTTCGACCACCGTGCTGCCGTTCGTCCTGCTGCCGACCGCCCGCCTGGGCAAACGCATCCGGCGCTCGACGCGCAGTGCGCAGGACCATGCCGCGGAGATGAGCGAGATCCTGCAGGAAGCCTTCAGCGGCCACGCCGTGGTGAAGAGTTTCACGGCGGAGAAGATCGAGAGCGACCGCTTCCGCCTGGCCGCCACCAAGTTCAAACGCTCGTCGCTGCGCTATATCTCGTTCCAGGCGCTGCCGTCGCCCATCATCGAGTTTTTCGGCGCGGCCACCATCGTGGGCCTGCTCACGTACGCCCGGACGCAAATCAAAGCCAATCACATGACCAGCGGCGACTTCATGAGCTTCGTGGTCGCCCTGCTGCTGCTGTACGAGCCCGTGAAGCGGCTCACCGGCATCCACAACATCTTCCAGCAGGCCGAAGGCGCCAGCCAGCGTGTGTTTGAGTACATCGACCGCCCGCAGCAGATCATCGAGAAACCGGCGGCTCCGAACATGCCGGAGTTCCGCGAGTCGATCCGGTTTGAGGACGTCAGTTTCCGTTATCCGAATACGCCCAATGGGTTTGCGATCCGCGACCTGAACCTGGAAGTGCGGCGCGGCGAAGTGGTGGCCCTGGTGGGACCCAGCGGCGCCGGCAAATCGACCATCGCCGGACTGTTGCCACGGTTCTATGACGTCGACGGCGGCGCCATCAAAATCGACGGCCGGGACATCCGCGACGTGCGCCTGCACAGCCTGCGCCAGCGGATCTCGGTGGTGAGCCAGGACACGTTTCTGTTTAACGATACGGCCGCCGCCAATATCCGCTACGGCCGGCCGGGCGCGACGCTCGATGAGATCAAAGATGCCGCCCAGAACGCCATGGCGGCTGAGTTTATCGAGGCGCTACCGCAAGGTTACGACACGCTGGTGGGTGAACGCGGAGCGAACCTGAGCGGCGGACAGCGCCAGCGGTTGTCCATCGCCCGGGCACTGTTGAAGAACGCGCCGATCCTGATCCTGGACGAAGCTACTTCCCAACTGGATACGGAAAGCGAAGTTCTGGTGCAGCACGCGCTGGGCAACCTGATGCGAAACCGGACGGTGATCGTGATCGCCCACCGCCTTTCGACCATCCGCCGGGCCGACCGCATTGTCGTCATGGACTGCGGCGCCATCAGCGAGATCGGCACGCACGACGAACTCATCGGGCAGGGTGGCATTTACCAGCGCCTGCACGACTTACAGTATGTTGATTTGGAGCACTGA
- a CDS encoding YicC/YloC family endoribonuclease, translating to MSLRSMTGFARVRKTNELGEITSTVKSVNHRALDLHTHIPGELEQFEPLLRGVVKKYVSRGHVDVRISFTPAHATAAAALNRPLFEAYLTALKEAESVYQVVAQPDVHMALRIPGMLAQPTGEEDAPAELEQLVVSALEDSLTALNVFREREGAEIRQLLKSHNADIRRDALEIEKLRAPAVEHFRARLEERLAELLKGVSMDPQRLAQEAAVLADRSDITEELGRLQVHSRELDVLLDKGGELGKKLDFLMQEMNRETNTILSKTSGVGELGLKITGLGLEAKANIERIREQVLNLE from the coding sequence ATGAGTCTCCGCAGTATGACGGGCTTCGCGCGAGTCCGCAAAACGAACGAACTGGGCGAGATTACGTCCACTGTGAAGAGCGTGAATCACCGTGCGCTCGACCTGCACACGCACATTCCGGGCGAATTGGAGCAATTCGAACCGCTGCTGCGAGGCGTGGTGAAGAAGTACGTCTCGCGTGGGCACGTCGATGTGCGCATCAGTTTCACGCCGGCGCATGCGACGGCCGCCGCGGCGCTGAACCGGCCGCTGTTCGAAGCCTACCTGACGGCGCTGAAGGAAGCGGAGAGCGTTTACCAGGTGGTGGCGCAGCCCGACGTCCACATGGCACTGCGCATCCCCGGCATGCTGGCCCAGCCGACGGGCGAGGAAGACGCTCCGGCCGAACTCGAACAACTGGTGGTTTCGGCCCTGGAAGACTCGCTGACGGCTTTGAACGTGTTCCGGGAACGCGAAGGCGCGGAGATCCGGCAACTGCTGAAGAGCCACAACGCCGACATCCGGCGGGATGCGTTGGAGATCGAGAAGCTGAGGGCTCCGGCGGTGGAGCACTTCCGGGCGCGGCTCGAGGAACGCCTGGCCGAGTTGCTGAAGGGTGTCTCGATGGATCCGCAGCGGCTGGCGCAGGAAGCGGCGGTGCTGGCTGATCGCAGCGACATCACGGAAGAGCTGGGCCGGCTGCAGGTTCACTCCCGGGAATTGGACGTGCTGCTGGACAAGGGCGGCGAATTGGGCAAGAAACTCGACTTCCTGATGCAGGAGATGAACCGGGAGACGAACACGATCCTCTCGAAGACGTCCGGCGTGGGCGAACTGGGGCTCAAGATCACCGGGTTGGGGCTGGAAGCAAAGGCGAACATCGAGCGTATCCGTGAACAGGTGTTGAATCTGGAATGA
- the gmk gene encoding guanylate kinase: MSQVIIISAPSGSGKSTLVRNLLERDPNLIFSVSYTTRAPRGQEAHGREYNFVSREDFQSMIERGEFIEWAQVFDDFYGTHRCYVEQGRREGKDVVLDIDVKGARQLREKIPEAISVFILAPSREELEKRLRARGDVSEEVIQKRVAEAAREIQDFGRYDYVLVNDDVEVASSLLCCIVMTARVQRKNAGMQSRVEQILATFEKE, encoded by the coding sequence ATGAGCCAAGTTATTATCATTTCCGCGCCTTCGGGCTCGGGCAAATCGACGCTGGTGCGGAACCTGCTGGAGCGGGACCCGAACCTGATCTTCTCGGTTTCGTACACGACCCGCGCGCCGCGCGGCCAGGAAGCGCACGGCCGCGAGTATAACTTTGTGAGCCGTGAGGACTTCCAGTCGATGATCGAGCGCGGCGAATTCATAGAATGGGCGCAGGTTTTCGACGACTTCTACGGCACCCACCGCTGCTATGTGGAGCAGGGGCGCCGGGAGGGCAAGGACGTGGTCCTCGACATCGACGTAAAGGGTGCGCGACAATTGAGGGAGAAGATCCCGGAAGCGATCAGTGTCTTTATTCTGGCCCCCTCCCGCGAGGAACTGGAAAAACGGCTTCGAGCCAGGGGGGATGTGTCGGAAGAGGTCATCCAGAAACGGGTGGCGGAGGCGGCCCGGGAGATTCAAGATTTTGGCCGGTACGATTATGTCCTGGTCAACGACGATGTGGAAGTCGCTTCGAGTCTGCTGTGTTGTATCGTGATGACAGCTCGCGTCCAGCGCAAAAACGCTGGGATGCAATCACGGGTTGAGCAGATTCTGGCGACGTTCGAGAAAGAATAA
- the rpoZ gene encoding DNA-directed RNA polymerase subunit omega, producing the protein MADRVNRTPIHAIPDDPEGSAYRFIIVAAKRARQLQGGARSFLPSTSKKPTIAAMEEVRRGLVSYYDAALQTPNPEGEPEA; encoded by the coding sequence ATGGCCGATAGAGTCAACCGCACGCCGATCCACGCAATTCCGGACGATCCGGAAGGAAGCGCCTACCGGTTTATCATTGTGGCTGCCAAGCGCGCCCGGCAGTTGCAGGGTGGCGCGCGCTCGTTCCTGCCCAGCACGTCGAAGAAGCCCACCATTGCCGCCATGGAAGAAGTGCGCCGCGGACTGGTGAGCTACTACGACGCCGCGCTGCAGACGCCTAATCCGGAAGGCGAGCCCGAAGCCTAA
- the coaBC gene encoding bifunctional phosphopantothenoylcysteine decarboxylase/phosphopantothenate--cysteine ligase CoaBC, whose translation MASYSAILGVGGGIAAYKAAELARALMERDFGVTTVMTESAQEFIRPLTFAALTGHKVITEMFGSGSADDVLASSVEHIRVAQEHQVLVVAPATADLLARFAHGLANDFLTTLYLAFEGPVVLAPAMNTAMWQHPATQANLETLKARGHVILDPDEGRLACGTTGPGRLPDPQRIADRVLRALTQRHDLDGETVLLTAGPTREPLDPVRFISNRSSGKMGYSLAEAAALRGARVVLVSGPVNLPAPEGVELVPVQTAQEMYDAVMVHLEASSIVIKTAAVADYHVANVPTQKVKKSAMRLSLELDPTLDILAEVGRRKQDRLLIGFAAETENLIAEARRKMQTKNCDMVVANNVSADGVGFESDQNEVVLVLSTGEIQPLPRASKRALADQILDQVLRLRLALHQRQ comes from the coding sequence ATGGCGTCCTATTCTGCGATTTTGGGCGTAGGCGGGGGGATTGCGGCTTACAAGGCCGCCGAGCTCGCCCGCGCCCTGATGGAACGCGACTTCGGCGTCACCACGGTGATGACCGAATCCGCCCAGGAATTCATCCGTCCCCTCACCTTCGCCGCCCTGACCGGGCACAAAGTGATCACGGAGATGTTCGGCAGCGGCTCCGCCGACGACGTGCTGGCGTCGAGTGTCGAGCATATCCGCGTTGCGCAAGAGCATCAGGTGCTGGTGGTCGCCCCGGCGACAGCCGACCTGCTGGCCCGCTTTGCGCACGGTCTGGCCAACGATTTCCTCACCACGCTGTATCTGGCGTTTGAAGGACCGGTCGTGCTGGCCCCGGCGATGAATACGGCGATGTGGCAGCATCCGGCCACGCAAGCCAATCTCGAGACGCTGAAGGCCCGCGGGCATGTGATTCTCGATCCTGATGAAGGGCGGCTGGCTTGCGGCACCACCGGTCCCGGGCGATTGCCGGATCCACAGCGCATCGCGGACCGTGTGCTGCGCGCGCTGACGCAGCGCCACGATCTCGATGGAGAGACCGTCCTGCTGACCGCCGGCCCGACGCGCGAACCGCTGGATCCCGTACGCTTCATTTCGAACCGCTCGTCCGGCAAGATGGGCTACTCGCTGGCCGAGGCGGCCGCATTGCGTGGAGCCCGGGTTGTGCTGGTGAGTGGTCCGGTGAACCTGCCCGCTCCGGAGGGCGTCGAACTCGTGCCGGTGCAGACCGCGCAGGAGATGTACGACGCCGTCATGGTCCACCTGGAAGCCAGCAGCATCGTCATCAAGACCGCCGCCGTGGCTGACTATCACGTAGCCAACGTGCCCACGCAGAAGGTCAAGAAGAGCGCCATGCGTCTGTCTTTGGAACTCGACCCGACGCTGGACATCCTGGCCGAAGTGGGGCGCCGGAAGCAGGATCGGCTGTTAATCGGCTTCGCCGCCGAGACGGAGAACCTGATCGCGGAAGCGCGCCGCAAGATGCAGACCAAGAACTGCGACATGGTGGTGGCCAACAACGTCTCCGCCGATGGCGTGGGTTTTGAAAGCGATCAGAATGAAGTGGTGCTGGTGCTGAGCACCGGCGAGATCCAACCGCTGCCGCGCGCCTCAAAACGGGCGCTGGCGGATCAGATTCTCGACCAGGTGTTGAGGTTGCGGCTGGCGCTACACCAGCGGCAGTAA
- a CDS encoding uracil-DNA glycosylase → MDRDLLKQYLEFYRDLGVKSVFVEPNAAPLAAAPPVAAPAAAPVRTPAPPPPPRMEPPVLRPTPQIDMSRSTEPSKLFPSDFPVSPDNDTLVKIREDMGDCQRCRLCKDRKTIVFGSGNEHSRLVFVGEGPGADEDEQGLPFVGRAGQLLTQMIDNTAGKEGFSIRRPDVYICNVVKCRPPENRTPEADEMEICGQFLSRQLMVLKPRAICALGGTAAKALLGTKEGITKMRGKWHMWREIPVMPTYHPSYLLRPTSGQTAKREAWEDLKKVLHYVYDDPPRPLSDF, encoded by the coding sequence ATGGACCGCGACCTGCTCAAGCAGTATCTGGAGTTTTACCGCGACCTGGGCGTGAAGAGTGTCTTCGTGGAGCCGAATGCGGCTCCGCTGGCGGCGGCACCCCCAGTGGCGGCACCGGCTGCAGCGCCGGTGAGGACGCCCGCTCCGCCGCCTCCGCCCCGCATGGAACCGCCTGTCCTCCGGCCAACCCCTCAGATCGACATGAGTAGATCCACCGAGCCTTCTAAGCTGTTTCCCTCTGATTTCCCCGTATCTCCAGATAATGACACTCTCGTCAAGATTCGAGAGGATATGGGTGACTGCCAGCGCTGCCGGTTGTGTAAGGACCGGAAGACGATTGTCTTCGGGTCAGGGAACGAGCATAGCCGGTTAGTGTTTGTCGGGGAGGGGCCCGGTGCAGACGAGGACGAGCAGGGATTGCCGTTCGTCGGCCGGGCCGGCCAACTGCTGACACAGATGATCGACAACACCGCCGGCAAGGAGGGCTTCTCCATTCGCCGGCCGGATGTCTACATCTGCAATGTGGTGAAGTGCCGTCCGCCGGAGAACCGCACTCCGGAAGCAGACGAGATGGAGATTTGCGGGCAATTCCTTTCCCGCCAGTTGATGGTGCTGAAGCCGCGCGCGATCTGCGCCCTGGGCGGCACCGCCGCGAAAGCCCTGCTGGGCACCAAGGAAGGCATCACGAAGATGCGCGGCAAGTGGCACATGTGGCGCGAGATTCCGGTGATGCCCACTTACCATCCGTCGTACCTGCTGCGCCCCACCAGCGGCCAGACCGCCAAGCGCGAAGCCTGGGAAGACCTGAAGAAAGTTCTGCACTATGTCTATGACGACCCGCCGCGGCCTCTTTCTGACTTTTGA
- the tmk gene encoding dTMP kinase, translating into MSMTTRRGLFLTFEGLDGCGKTTQMRMLAERLRASGETVIETAEPGGTAIGGAIRRILLDPANDHLSSTAEMLLYFAARAQNLDEIVRPATARGEIVLCDRWTDSTWAYQGYGRELGVDVIRSLDRIACRGRQPDLTLWIDVDLETSLNRAKCRNEETDSSDRMDDQSRAFYERVLRGYEALEAEEPGRVVRVDGRGDLDTVAGRVWRLFHDYREIHV; encoded by the coding sequence ATGTCTATGACGACCCGCCGCGGCCTCTTTCTGACTTTTGAGGGCCTGGACGGCTGCGGCAAGACCACGCAGATGCGGATGCTGGCGGAGCGCCTGCGCGCGTCGGGCGAGACCGTGATTGAAACCGCCGAACCGGGCGGCACGGCCATCGGCGGGGCGATCCGGCGGATCCTGCTCGACCCGGCCAACGACCACCTGAGCTCGACGGCGGAGATGCTGCTGTACTTTGCGGCTCGCGCGCAGAACCTGGATGAGATCGTGAGGCCGGCCACGGCGCGCGGCGAGATCGTGCTCTGCGACCGCTGGACGGACTCCACGTGGGCGTACCAGGGCTATGGCCGGGAGTTGGGGGTCGACGTGATCCGCTCGCTCGACCGGATTGCCTGCCGCGGCCGGCAGCCGGATCTCACCCTGTGGATCGACGTCGATCTGGAGACCAGCCTGAATCGCGCCAAGTGCCGCAACGAGGAGACCGACTCGTCCGACCGCATGGACGATCAGAGCCGGGCCTTCTACGAACGCGTGCTGCGCGGGTACGAGGCGCTGGAAGCGGAAGAGCCGGGGCGCGTGGTGCGTGTCGACGGCCGCGGCGATCTCGACACTGTGGCCGGGCGCGTCTGGCGCCTCTTCCACGATTACCGGGAGATCCATGTTTAA